The Novosphingobium sp. G106 genome contains a region encoding:
- a CDS encoding PEPxxWA-CTERM sorting domain-containing protein has protein sequence MTPVDSEFRFSYGGSLSPTEGVKSGSMLVVYDFAGYVDGSIAATSPNISATTAFTSNGLILDPSFTDDPNIVNLVFTYTGPNFQTTPAPPASPYPALDFTGLSARSIYGKVNFDGFSTLTVKNTPFEAGTNVFSTGSVGIPSPVPESATWAMLIAGIGMVGAAMRRRQAAVSFLAY, from the coding sequence GTGACGCCGGTCGACTCGGAGTTTCGATTTAGTTATGGTGGCTCCCTCTCGCCAACTGAGGGCGTGAAGTCCGGCTCGATGCTGGTCGTTTACGATTTCGCCGGTTACGTCGATGGCTCGATTGCAGCGACTTCGCCGAATATCTCCGCAACTACAGCGTTCACGTCGAACGGTCTCATCCTTGATCCGAGTTTCACCGATGATCCCAACATCGTGAATCTCGTGTTCACCTACACAGGGCCTAATTTCCAAACCACGCCGGCTCCCCCGGCATCGCCCTATCCTGCCCTTGATTTCACCGGTCTTTCCGCTCGCTCCATCTACGGAAAGGTGAACTTCGACGGCTTCTCGACATTGACCGTAAAAAATACTCCGTTTGAAGCTGGCACAAATGTTTTCTCGACGGGAAGCGTAGGCATTCCTAGCCCCGTTCCGGAATCGGCAACCTGGGCGATGCTGATCGCCGGCATCGGCATGGTGGGAGCCGCTATGCGGCGACGCCAGGCAGCAGTATCGTTTTTGGCT